One genomic window of Glycine soja cultivar W05 chromosome 9, ASM419377v2, whole genome shotgun sequence includes the following:
- the LOC114368722 gene encoding probable cyclic nucleotide-gated ion channel 20, chloroplastic isoform X2, translating to MANFENDKLLMLSDTDAQPYDEPLDAKFRRTVTRTQSASISISMSSLESYDKETSLVGHTGPLQSKRKTPFMQMSGPLYATTGTGNPLQKHIVSGNKAEERKTDNFATLRDTGSNYWNNDYDRKNEHLLRSGQLGMCNDPYCTTCPTYFNASQQRNPKPSTRWDPKFHNALYGDAKSFVRKLLSFCYSYVPGVMNPHAKVVQKWNKFLAIFCLIAIFVDPLFFFLLYVEKDNKCIVINWPLTTALVLFRCVTDFVYFLNILLQFRLAYVSRESRVVGAGDLVDHPKRIALHYLKGYFLIDLFVVFPLPQIMILFVLPNSLEGANYAKNLLRAAILVQYIPKLFRFLPLLIGQSPTGFIFESAWANFIINLLIFMLASHVVGSCWYLFGLQRVNQCLRDACHSSNIPGCMKFIDCGRGHGKNQPSLRSDQWINNTDAVACLDPSPDGFSYGIYENAVPLTIETNIVNKYVYSLFWGFQQISTLAGNLEPSYFVWEVLFTMAIIGMGLLLFAILIGNIQNFLQALGRRKLEMQLRGRDVEQWMSHRRLPEDLRRRVRQAERYNWAATRGVNEEMLMENLPEDLQRDIRRHLFKFVKKIRLFALMDEPILDAICDRLRQKTYIKGSKILSQGGLVEKMVFVVRGKLESIGEDGTRIPLSEGDSCGEELLTWYLEHSSVSTDGRKVRLPGQRLVSNRTVRCLTNVESFSLSASDIEEVTILFTRFLRSPCVQGALRYESPYWRSLAATRIQVAWRYRKKRLSRVNSSPSD from the exons ATGGCtaattttgaaaatgacaaGCTGCTGATGCTCTCAGATACAGATGCACAACCATATGATGAACCCTTGGATGCTAAATTTCGAAGGACAGTAACCAGGACACAAAGTGCAtcaatttctatttctatgaGTTCCTTGGAGTCATATGATAAAGAAACTAGCCTTGTGGGACATACTGGTCCACTTCAGAGCAAGAGAAAAACACCCTTTATGCAGATGAGTGGTCCATTATATGCTACCACTGGAACTGGAAATCCTCTGCAGAAGCATATTGTATCTGGAAACAAAGCAGAGGAGAGAAAGACAGATAATTTTGCTACTCTCCGTGACACAGGTTCAAATTACTGGAATAATGACTATGATAGAAAAAATGAACACTTACTAAGGTCTGGGCAACTGGGAATGTGCAATGATCCTTATTGTACTACTTGCCCTACCTACTTCAATGCTTCTCAGCAAAGAAATCCAAAACCTTCGACTAGATGGGATCCAAAG TTCCATAATGCTCTTTATGGGGATGCCAAGAGTTTTGTGAGAAAACTTCTTTCTTTCTGCTATTCGTATGTTCCTGGAGTTATGAACCCTCATGCTAAAGTCGTACAAAAATGGAACAAATTTTTGGCCATTTTTTGCTTGATTGCTATTTTTGTGGatccattatttttcttcttactcTATGTGGAGAAG GATAATAAATGTATTGTTATCAACTGGCCTTTGACAACAGCACTTGTTTTATTTAGATGTGTGACTGATTTTGTTTATTTCCTTAACATTCTTCTCCAG TTTAGGTTAGCTTATGTTTCTCGTGAGTCGAGGGTGGTTGGTGCTGGAGATTTGGTTGACCATCCAAAGAGGATTGCTCTTCATTACCTAAAGGGTTATTTCCTTATTGACTTATTTGTTGTATTTCCTCTTCCTCAG ATAATGATATTGTTTGTCCTACCAAATTCCTTGGAGGGAGCAAATTATGCCAAGAATCTTCTCCGTGCAGCGATCTTAGTGCAATATATCCCCAAGTTATTCAGGTTTCTGCCACTGCTAATTGGCCAATCTCCCACAGGATTCATATTTGAGTCAGCCTGGGCAAATTTCATTATAAACCTTCTCATTTTTATGCTTGCTAGTCATGTTGTTGGCTCTTGCTGGTACCTCTTCGGTCTTCAG AGGGTTAACCAGTGTCTGCGGGATGCCTGCCATAGTTCCAATATACCTGGATGCATGAAGTTCATTGATTGTGGACGTGGCCATGGAAAGAATCAGCCTAGCTTAAGATCAGATCAGTGGATCAACAATACCGATGCCGTTGCTTGTTTGGATCCCTCTCCTGATGGTTTCTCTTACGGGATTTATGAGAATGCTGTACCACTTACTATAGAAACTAACATTGTCAATAAATATGTGTATTCTCTTTTTTGGGGATTCCAG CAAATCAGTACTCTAGCTGGTAATCTAGAACCTAGCTATTTTGTGTGGGAAGTCCTTTTTACTATGGCCATCATAGGAATGGGACTCTTGCTTTTTGCAATTCTTATTGGAAACATACAGAACTTTCTACAGGCTCTTGGGCGGAG GAAGCTGGAAATGCAACTTAGAGGCCGGGATGTTGAGCAATGGATGAGCCATCGGCGCTTACCAGAAGATCTAAGaag GAGAGTAAGACAGGCTGAACGGTATAATTGGGCTGCAACAAGGGGGGTGAATGAAGAAATGCTTATGGAGAATTTGCCAGAAGATCTTCAGAGAGACATAAGACGTCATCTCTTCAAATTTGTTAAGAAA ATTCGGCTTTTTGCTCTGATGGATGAACCTATCTTAGATGCCATTTGTGATAGACTAAGACAAAAGACATACATCAAAGGAAGTAAAATTCTAAGTCAGGGTGGTCTAGTAGAGAAGATGGTATTCGTGGTGCGTGGCAAATTGGAAAGCATTGGAGAAGATGGAACTAGAATTCCTCTATCTGAAGGGGATTCTTGTGGTGAAGAACTTCTGACATGGTATCTTGAGCATTCTTCAGTCAGCACAG ATGGTAGAAAAGTAAGGCTTCCAGGACAGAGATTGGTTAGCAACAGGACAGTAAGGTGCTTAACAAATGTGGAGTCATTTTCACTCTCTGCTTCGGACATTGAAGAAGTCACAATCCTTTTCACAAGATTCTTGCGGAGTCCATGCGTTCAAGGAGCTCTAAG GTATGAGTCACCTTATTGGAGATCCCTTGCTGCGACCCGCATTCAAGTTGCATGGAGATACAGGAAGAAACGTCTAAGTCGTGTTAattcctcaccatcagattaa
- the LOC114368722 gene encoding probable cyclic nucleotide-gated ion channel 20, chloroplastic isoform X1, protein MHIPTLQHIIPTTNRLAIQFQLSFKKFVFTIQIFTLTALSLNYQGSMANFENDKLLMLSDTDAQPYDEPLDAKFRRTVTRTQSASISISMSSLESYDKETSLVGHTGPLQSKRKTPFMQMSGPLYATTGTGNPLQKHIVSGNKAEERKTDNFATLRDTGSNYWNNDYDRKNEHLLRSGQLGMCNDPYCTTCPTYFNASQQRNPKPSTRWDPKFHNALYGDAKSFVRKLLSFCYSYVPGVMNPHAKVVQKWNKFLAIFCLIAIFVDPLFFFLLYVEKDNKCIVINWPLTTALVLFRCVTDFVYFLNILLQFRLAYVSRESRVVGAGDLVDHPKRIALHYLKGYFLIDLFVVFPLPQIMILFVLPNSLEGANYAKNLLRAAILVQYIPKLFRFLPLLIGQSPTGFIFESAWANFIINLLIFMLASHVVGSCWYLFGLQRVNQCLRDACHSSNIPGCMKFIDCGRGHGKNQPSLRSDQWINNTDAVACLDPSPDGFSYGIYENAVPLTIETNIVNKYVYSLFWGFQQISTLAGNLEPSYFVWEVLFTMAIIGMGLLLFAILIGNIQNFLQALGRRKLEMQLRGRDVEQWMSHRRLPEDLRRRVRQAERYNWAATRGVNEEMLMENLPEDLQRDIRRHLFKFVKKIRLFALMDEPILDAICDRLRQKTYIKGSKILSQGGLVEKMVFVVRGKLESIGEDGTRIPLSEGDSCGEELLTWYLEHSSVSTDGRKVRLPGQRLVSNRTVRCLTNVESFSLSASDIEEVTILFTRFLRSPCVQGALRYESPYWRSLAATRIQVAWRYRKKRLSRVNSSPSD, encoded by the exons ATGCACATTCCAACGCTCCAACATATCATTCCAACAACCAATAGACTTGCAATCCAATTCCAactttctttcaaaaaattcgTCTTCACAATACAGATTTTCACTCTTACAGCTCTCAGTTTG AATTATCAAGGAAGCATGGCtaattttgaaaatgacaaGCTGCTGATGCTCTCAGATACAGATGCACAACCATATGATGAACCCTTGGATGCTAAATTTCGAAGGACAGTAACCAGGACACAAAGTGCAtcaatttctatttctatgaGTTCCTTGGAGTCATATGATAAAGAAACTAGCCTTGTGGGACATACTGGTCCACTTCAGAGCAAGAGAAAAACACCCTTTATGCAGATGAGTGGTCCATTATATGCTACCACTGGAACTGGAAATCCTCTGCAGAAGCATATTGTATCTGGAAACAAAGCAGAGGAGAGAAAGACAGATAATTTTGCTACTCTCCGTGACACAGGTTCAAATTACTGGAATAATGACTATGATAGAAAAAATGAACACTTACTAAGGTCTGGGCAACTGGGAATGTGCAATGATCCTTATTGTACTACTTGCCCTACCTACTTCAATGCTTCTCAGCAAAGAAATCCAAAACCTTCGACTAGATGGGATCCAAAG TTCCATAATGCTCTTTATGGGGATGCCAAGAGTTTTGTGAGAAAACTTCTTTCTTTCTGCTATTCGTATGTTCCTGGAGTTATGAACCCTCATGCTAAAGTCGTACAAAAATGGAACAAATTTTTGGCCATTTTTTGCTTGATTGCTATTTTTGTGGatccattatttttcttcttactcTATGTGGAGAAG GATAATAAATGTATTGTTATCAACTGGCCTTTGACAACAGCACTTGTTTTATTTAGATGTGTGACTGATTTTGTTTATTTCCTTAACATTCTTCTCCAG TTTAGGTTAGCTTATGTTTCTCGTGAGTCGAGGGTGGTTGGTGCTGGAGATTTGGTTGACCATCCAAAGAGGATTGCTCTTCATTACCTAAAGGGTTATTTCCTTATTGACTTATTTGTTGTATTTCCTCTTCCTCAG ATAATGATATTGTTTGTCCTACCAAATTCCTTGGAGGGAGCAAATTATGCCAAGAATCTTCTCCGTGCAGCGATCTTAGTGCAATATATCCCCAAGTTATTCAGGTTTCTGCCACTGCTAATTGGCCAATCTCCCACAGGATTCATATTTGAGTCAGCCTGGGCAAATTTCATTATAAACCTTCTCATTTTTATGCTTGCTAGTCATGTTGTTGGCTCTTGCTGGTACCTCTTCGGTCTTCAG AGGGTTAACCAGTGTCTGCGGGATGCCTGCCATAGTTCCAATATACCTGGATGCATGAAGTTCATTGATTGTGGACGTGGCCATGGAAAGAATCAGCCTAGCTTAAGATCAGATCAGTGGATCAACAATACCGATGCCGTTGCTTGTTTGGATCCCTCTCCTGATGGTTTCTCTTACGGGATTTATGAGAATGCTGTACCACTTACTATAGAAACTAACATTGTCAATAAATATGTGTATTCTCTTTTTTGGGGATTCCAG CAAATCAGTACTCTAGCTGGTAATCTAGAACCTAGCTATTTTGTGTGGGAAGTCCTTTTTACTATGGCCATCATAGGAATGGGACTCTTGCTTTTTGCAATTCTTATTGGAAACATACAGAACTTTCTACAGGCTCTTGGGCGGAG GAAGCTGGAAATGCAACTTAGAGGCCGGGATGTTGAGCAATGGATGAGCCATCGGCGCTTACCAGAAGATCTAAGaag GAGAGTAAGACAGGCTGAACGGTATAATTGGGCTGCAACAAGGGGGGTGAATGAAGAAATGCTTATGGAGAATTTGCCAGAAGATCTTCAGAGAGACATAAGACGTCATCTCTTCAAATTTGTTAAGAAA ATTCGGCTTTTTGCTCTGATGGATGAACCTATCTTAGATGCCATTTGTGATAGACTAAGACAAAAGACATACATCAAAGGAAGTAAAATTCTAAGTCAGGGTGGTCTAGTAGAGAAGATGGTATTCGTGGTGCGTGGCAAATTGGAAAGCATTGGAGAAGATGGAACTAGAATTCCTCTATCTGAAGGGGATTCTTGTGGTGAAGAACTTCTGACATGGTATCTTGAGCATTCTTCAGTCAGCACAG ATGGTAGAAAAGTAAGGCTTCCAGGACAGAGATTGGTTAGCAACAGGACAGTAAGGTGCTTAACAAATGTGGAGTCATTTTCACTCTCTGCTTCGGACATTGAAGAAGTCACAATCCTTTTCACAAGATTCTTGCGGAGTCCATGCGTTCAAGGAGCTCTAAG GTATGAGTCACCTTATTGGAGATCCCTTGCTGCGACCCGCATTCAAGTTGCATGGAGATACAGGAAGAAACGTCTAAGTCGTGTTAattcctcaccatcagattaa